A genome region from Coffea arabica cultivar ET-39 chromosome 7e, Coffea Arabica ET-39 HiFi, whole genome shotgun sequence includes the following:
- the LOC113701288 gene encoding uncharacterized protein → MEVENTSSSLPVKPNFQPLKAHEISSGQVQFRKVPVPPHRYTPLKKAWMEIYTPIYDQMKIDIRMNLKGRKVELKTRPDTPDISNLQKCADFVHAFMLGFDVCDAVSLLRLDELYVESFEIKDVKTLRGDHLSRAIGRLSGKGGKTKFAIENSTRTRIVIADTKIHILGSFANIKIARDSLCSLILGSPAGKVYSKLRAVTARLAERF, encoded by the coding sequence ATGGAGGTGGAAAACACTTCTTCTTCACTCCCGGTAAAACCCAATTTCCAACCCTTGAAAGCTCACGAAATCTCCTCGGGCCAAGTCCAATTCCGCAAAGTCCCCGTCCCACCTCACCGCTACACTCCTCTCAAGAAAGCCTGGATGGAAATCTACACGCCAATATATGATCAGATGAAAATCGACATCCGAATGAATCTCAAGGGCCGAAAAGTCGAGCTGAAGACCCGACCAGACACCCCGGATATCAGCAACCTCCAAAAATGCGCCGACTTCGTCCACGCCTTCATGCTCGGTTTCGACGTGTGCGACGCCGTTTCGCTGCTGCGATTGGATGAATTGTATGTCGAATCATTCGAGATAAAAGATGTCAAGACTTTGAGAGGGGATCATCTGTCGAGGGCTATTGGGAGATTGTCGGGAAAAGGAGGGAAAACAAAGTTTGCCATTGAAAATTCGACGAGAACTAGGATTGTCATAGCTGATACTAAGATTCATATACTGGGTTCTTTTGCGAATATTAAGATTGCGCGGGATTCACTTTGTAGTCTTATTTTGGGGTCTCCCGCTGGCAAGGTTTACTCCAAGCTTAGAGCTGTCACTGCCCGTTTGGCGGAGAggttttga
- the LOC113701683 gene encoding receptor-like cytosolic serine/threonine-protein kinase RBK1 isoform X2: MEKEDQANSQMEVKEDAAKQDGENQETEEAEESMMYKKIKGYLIDEQAASPRGVLEIPTSGSSDSDQSSISSGERSRSFGSSSLDEKSEAAVEGGTGGSSKDGHVVQWKNLFDNFKKRSVRRFSVVPLLWVGQEFTKKSGRRKLGRNCSAEESIDCGDMIVPKPSWRNFSYQELAESTDNFSSDKLIGKGGHAEVYKGFLPDGQIVAVKRITKKEKNDEDRVGDFLSELGIIAHINHPNAAKLIGFSVDSGSAENLEWKTRYKVAVGVAEGLQYLHCDCQRRIIHRDITASNILLAEDYEPQISDFGLAKWLPEKWAHHVVSPIEGTFGYLAPEYFMHGIVHEKTDVFAFGVLLLELITGRRAVDSSRQSLVMWAKPLLEKNNAKELADPCLGGKYDAAEMNRAMFTASTCIHHLPSLRPSMKRVVQLLKGEKEALEVKQKSMGGRALLLDACDLEEYSCTTYLKDLNRHMELLME; this comes from the exons atggaaaaggaagaccaAGCAAACTCACAAATGGAAGTAAAAGAAGATGCCGCCAAACAGGATggagaaaatcaagaaacagAGGAAGCAGAAGAATCAATGATGTATAAGAAAATAAAGGGATATCTCATTGATGAGCAAGCAGCATCACCAAGAGGTGTACTGGAAATTCCCACATCAGGTTCTTCagattctgatcaaagcagcaTCAGCAGCGGGGAAAGGAGCAGGAGCTTTGGTTCCTCATCTTTAGATGAAAAATCAGAAGCAGCAGTTGAGGGAGGCACAGGTGGTTCCAGCAAGGATGGCCATGTTGTGCAGTGGAAGAATTTGTTTGATAATTTTAAGAAAAGATCAGTAAGGAGGTTTTCGGTAGTTCCATTGTTGTGGGTTGGACAAGAATTTACGAAGAAAAGTGGGAGGAGAAAGCTGGGCAGGAACTGTAGTGCTGAGGAAAGCATTGACTGTGGAGATATGATTGTGCCTAAACCATCTTGGAGGAATTTTAGCTATCAGGAACTGGCTGAATCCACTGATAATTTTAGCTCTG ATAAGTTGATTGGGAAAGGAGGACATGCAGAAGTTTACAAAGGATTCTTACCTGATGGTCAAATTGTTGCGGTTAAAAGAATTACCAAGAAAGAGAAGAATGATGAAGATAGAGTTGGCGATTTCTTGTCTGAGCTTGGGATAATTGCTCATATCAATCACCCAAATGCAGCCAAGTTAATTGGCTTCAGTGTCGACAGTG GTTCAGCAGAGAATTTGGAATGGAAGACAAGGTATAAGGTGGCCGTTGGGGTAGCTGAAGGATTGCAGTATCTCCACTGTGACTGCCAGAGGCGCATAATCCATCGAGACATTACTGCATCGAATATATTACTGGCCGAAGATTACGAGCCTCAG ATATCTGATTTTGGACTAGCAAAATGGCTTCCAGAGAAATGGGCTCACCATGTTGTTTCTCCCATCGAAGGCACCTTTGG ATATTTGGCTCCAGAGTATTTCATGCACGGAATTGTACACGAAAAGACTGATGTATTCGCATTTGGGGTTCTACTCCTGGAGCTCATAACAGGTCGCCGTGCTGTTGATTCATCTAGACAAAGCCTTGTGATGTGG GCAAAACCATTGCTGGAGAAGAATAATGCAAAAGAACTAGCAGATCCTTGTTTGGGAGGTAAGTATGATGCCGCCGAAATGAACCGTGCCATGTTTACGGCTTCAACATGCATTCATCACCTACCCAGTCTGCGTCCCAGCATGAAGCGg GTTGTTCAACTATTGAAAGGGGAAAAGGAAGCATTAGAAGTGAAGCAGAAGTCTATGGGGGGAAGAGCATTGCTCTTGGATGCTTGTGACTTGGAAGAATATTCCTGTACAACTTATCTGAAGGACCTTAATCGACATATGGAGCTTCTAATGGAATAA
- the LOC113701683 gene encoding receptor-like cytosolic serine/threonine-protein kinase RBK1 isoform X1 produces MEKEDQANSQMEVKEDAAKQDGENQETEEAEESMMYKKIKGYLIDEQAASPRGVLEIPTSGSSDSDQSSISSGERSRSFGSSSLDEKSEAAVEGGTGGSSKDGHVVQWKNLFDNFKKRSVRRFSVVPLLWVGQEFTKKSGRRKLGRNCSAEESIDCGDMIVPKPSWRNFSYQELAESTDNFSSDKLIGKGGHAEVYKGFLPDGQIVAVKRITKKEKNDEDRVGDFLSELGIIAHINHPNAAKLIGFSVDSGLHLVLQFLPHGSLASVLHGSAENLEWKTRYKVAVGVAEGLQYLHCDCQRRIIHRDITASNILLAEDYEPQISDFGLAKWLPEKWAHHVVSPIEGTFGYLAPEYFMHGIVHEKTDVFAFGVLLLELITGRRAVDSSRQSLVMWAKPLLEKNNAKELADPCLGGKYDAAEMNRAMFTASTCIHHLPSLRPSMKRVVQLLKGEKEALEVKQKSMGGRALLLDACDLEEYSCTTYLKDLNRHMELLME; encoded by the exons atggaaaaggaagaccaAGCAAACTCACAAATGGAAGTAAAAGAAGATGCCGCCAAACAGGATggagaaaatcaagaaacagAGGAAGCAGAAGAATCAATGATGTATAAGAAAATAAAGGGATATCTCATTGATGAGCAAGCAGCATCACCAAGAGGTGTACTGGAAATTCCCACATCAGGTTCTTCagattctgatcaaagcagcaTCAGCAGCGGGGAAAGGAGCAGGAGCTTTGGTTCCTCATCTTTAGATGAAAAATCAGAAGCAGCAGTTGAGGGAGGCACAGGTGGTTCCAGCAAGGATGGCCATGTTGTGCAGTGGAAGAATTTGTTTGATAATTTTAAGAAAAGATCAGTAAGGAGGTTTTCGGTAGTTCCATTGTTGTGGGTTGGACAAGAATTTACGAAGAAAAGTGGGAGGAGAAAGCTGGGCAGGAACTGTAGTGCTGAGGAAAGCATTGACTGTGGAGATATGATTGTGCCTAAACCATCTTGGAGGAATTTTAGCTATCAGGAACTGGCTGAATCCACTGATAATTTTAGCTCTG ATAAGTTGATTGGGAAAGGAGGACATGCAGAAGTTTACAAAGGATTCTTACCTGATGGTCAAATTGTTGCGGTTAAAAGAATTACCAAGAAAGAGAAGAATGATGAAGATAGAGTTGGCGATTTCTTGTCTGAGCTTGGGATAATTGCTCATATCAATCACCCAAATGCAGCCAAGTTAATTGGCTTCAGTGTCGACAGTGGTTTGCATCTTGTCCTTCAGTTTCTTCCTCATGGCAGCCTGGCATCAGTGCTGCACG GTTCAGCAGAGAATTTGGAATGGAAGACAAGGTATAAGGTGGCCGTTGGGGTAGCTGAAGGATTGCAGTATCTCCACTGTGACTGCCAGAGGCGCATAATCCATCGAGACATTACTGCATCGAATATATTACTGGCCGAAGATTACGAGCCTCAG ATATCTGATTTTGGACTAGCAAAATGGCTTCCAGAGAAATGGGCTCACCATGTTGTTTCTCCCATCGAAGGCACCTTTGG ATATTTGGCTCCAGAGTATTTCATGCACGGAATTGTACACGAAAAGACTGATGTATTCGCATTTGGGGTTCTACTCCTGGAGCTCATAACAGGTCGCCGTGCTGTTGATTCATCTAGACAAAGCCTTGTGATGTGG GCAAAACCATTGCTGGAGAAGAATAATGCAAAAGAACTAGCAGATCCTTGTTTGGGAGGTAAGTATGATGCCGCCGAAATGAACCGTGCCATGTTTACGGCTTCAACATGCATTCATCACCTACCCAGTCTGCGTCCCAGCATGAAGCGg GTTGTTCAACTATTGAAAGGGGAAAAGGAAGCATTAGAAGTGAAGCAGAAGTCTATGGGGGGAAGAGCATTGCTCTTGGATGCTTGTGACTTGGAAGAATATTCCTGTACAACTTATCTGAAGGACCTTAATCGACATATGGAGCTTCTAATGGAATAA
- the LOC113701684 gene encoding uncharacterized protein, giving the protein MGTDVTLQLAVLIFTLCIFYLLHHLPKQALSKLRSKARPNVQAHRHFISGAQFLARARSVQFKNNKSTAFNLAKSAATEADKALAIQPKDPAAHILKAVALDIMGHKGPALKSLDMALSPAVVKGLSEKDRGDALFKRAELQIAINRRRRVDSAVSDLVEAVKLSCDNADAFCLLGRCYEMKGLMEEAKTAFLEALKIDPGLDEAGEGLGRLGF; this is encoded by the coding sequence ATGGGGACAGATGTCACTCTCCAATTGGCTGTCCTCATCTTCACCCTATGCATCTTCTACCTCCTGCACCACCTTCCCAAACAAGCCCTAAGTAAACTCCGGTCGAAAGCCCGGCCAAACGTCCAAGCTCACCGCCACTTCATTTCGGGGGCCCAATTCTTGGCCCGAGCCCGATCCGTTCAATTCAAGAACAACAAATCCACCGCTTTTAACCTCGCTAAATCCGCCGCCACGGAAGCCGACAAAGCACTAGCCATTCAGCCCAAAGACCCAGCCGCTCATATTCTCAAAGCCGTGGCCCTCGATATAATGGGCCATAAAGGCCCGGCCCTGAAGTCGCTAGACATGGCCCTCTCGCCGGCTGTCGTGAAGGGATTGTCGGAGAAAGATAGAGGGGATGCGTTGTTCAAAAGGGCCGAGTTGCAAATTGCCATCAATCGGAGGAGACGAGTTGACTCGGCCGTGTCGGACCTGGTTGAAGCGGTGAAGCTGAGTTGTGATAATGCTGACGCTTTTTGCTTACTCGGACGGTGTTACGAAATGAAAGGGCTGATGGAGGAAGCCAAGACCGCTTTTCTCGAGGCCTTAAAGATTGATCCTGGGCTCGATGAGGCTGGCGAGGGATTGGGCCGTTTGGGTTTTTAA
- the LOC113701395 gene encoding AP2-like ethylene-responsive transcription factor AIL6 → MAPENNWLSFSLSSMEMLSSSASQPQMLQSTMKLAPFDADSQQHYYYSDHFYTNGWQNAKPEEVTEQSNMNVYTTFLDQNQAPPKLEDFLGGDSTETQDSSLTHISASAAAAAYFNDHHHQDLKNITGFQAFSTNSGSEVDDSASVARTQVMCAEFTGQSIESGTELAYPQCPTGALSLGVNAQNPPDQKAIVAVDSQSCKKITDTFGQRTSIYRGVTRHRWTGRYEAHLWDNSCRREGQARKGRQVYLGGYDKEEKAARAYDLAALKYWGPTATTNFPVSNYSKELEEMKHVTKQEFIASLRRKSSGFSRGASIYRGVTRHHQQGRWQARIGRVAGNKDLYLGTFATEEEAAEAYDIAAIKFRGMNAVTNFEMNRYDVEAIMKSALPIGGAAKRLKLSLESEQKPSISNDQQTQCSSNGSNTINFAAFQPISSVPCGVPFDNTPPPYYHHNLFHQISSNNTAGTPDTTGPISMITPVPLLPSSAEFFLWPHQSY, encoded by the exons ATGGCACCAGAAAATAACTGGCTATCATTTTCACTCTCCTCAATGGAAATGCTGAGCTCTTCTGCTTCTCAACCTCAGATGCTTCAGTCCACCATGAAACTCGCTCCTTTTGATGCTGATTCTCAGCAACATTACTACTACTCCGATCACTTCTACACCAATG GGTGGCAAAACGCAAAGCCTGAAGAAGTCACAGAACAAAGCAACATGAATGTTTATACCACCTTTCTAGACCAAAATCAGGCACCACCAAAGCTAGAAGATTTTCTAGGTGGTGACTCAACTGAGACTCAAGACTCGTCCTTGACTCATATCTCGGCTTCTGCTGCAGCAGCAGCTTACTTCAACGATCATCACCATCAAGATCTCAAAAACATAACTGGGTTTCAGGCCTTTTCGACTAACTCGGGCTCAGAGGTTGATGACTCGGCCTCTGTGGCGAGAACCCAAGTCATGTGTGCTGAGTTCACCGGCCAGTCTATTGAGTCGGGCACCGAGTTGGCCTATCCCCAGTGCCCCACCGGAGCTCTGTCTTTGGGTGTGAATGCCCAGAACCCTCCTGATCAGAAAGCCATTGTCGCTGTTGATTCCCAGAGTTGTAAGAAAATTACTGATACTTTCGGTCAAAGGACTTCAATCTATAGAGGCGTTACTAG ACACAGATGGACAGGAAGATACGAAGCGCATCTCTGGGATAACAGCTGTAGGAGGGAGGGCCAAGCCAGAAAAGGGCGTCAAG TTTACTTGG GTGGATATGACAAGGAAGAAAAGGCAGCAAGAGCTTATGACTTAGCAGCCCTAAAATACTGGGGTCCCACTGCCACCACCAATTTCCCT GTTTCCAACTATAGCAAAGAACTCGAGGAAATGAAGCATGTCACCAAACAAGAGTTCATTGCCTCACTGAGAAG aaaaagTAGTGGTTTCTCCCGCGGAGCATCCATATACCGGGGCGTAACAAG GCATCATCAACAGGGTCGCTGGCAAGCTAGGATAGGTCGCGTTGCAGGGAACAAAGATTTGTATCTTGGGACATTTG CTACTGAGGAGGAAGCTGCAGAGGCATATGACATAGCAGCAATCAAGTTTAGGGGGATGAATGCAGTGACTAACTTTGAGATGAACCGATATGACGTTGAAGCAATCATGAAGAGTGCTCTTCCCATTGGTGGTGCGGCAAAGCGCTTGAAACTCTCTCTGGAATCTGaacagaaaccatccatcagcAATGATCAGCAGACTCAATGCAGCAGCAACGGCAGCAACACTATCAACTTTGCTGCATTTCAGCCAATTTCTTCAGTTCCTTGCGGAGTGCCATTTGATAACACCCCACCACCTTATTATCATCACAATCTATTCCACCAAATCAGCTCCAATAATACTGCTGGTACTCCTGATACTACTGGCCCTATCTCCATGATCACTCCAGTGCCTCTACTCCCATCATCGGCTGAGTTTTTCCTCTGGCCTCACCAGTCCTATTGA